In Saimiri boliviensis isolate mSaiBol1 chromosome 12, mSaiBol1.pri, whole genome shotgun sequence, one genomic interval encodes:
- the LOC141580697 gene encoding putative serine protease 29, whose translation MGPPIILRLPCMDCQEPPRGPHKSWHGKGAVPSLTPAGGSPTPPLTPGLSPQPALHAVSLQMLLLLLLAVFSLGSCSSGSPTPVPENDLLGIVGGHNAPQGKWPWQVSLRIYSYHWASWVHICGGSLIHPQWVLTAAHCIFGKDTDPSTYRIHAGDVYLYGGRELLNVSRVIVHPDFSVFFLGGDIALLKLATSVRTTKTLAPVALPSASLELTESDNCWTTGWGRVGLFDMLPPPYRLQQVKVPALSNADCERQIHDAFPGAGDRKFIQDDMICAGRTGRRTWKGDSGGPLVCKKRGTWLQAGVVSWGFFSDRPSIGVYTRVQTYVPWILQQMHL comes from the exons ATGGGGCCACCCATCATCCTCAGGCTGCCGTGCATGGACTGCCAGGAACCGCCCCGGGGACCCCACA AGTCCTGGCATGGTAAGGGCGCCGTCCCCTCCCTGACGCCTGCGGGCGGCTCCCCGACCCCACCCCTGACCCCAGGTCTGAGCCCCCAGCCTGCACTCCACGCTGTCTCCCtgcagatgctgctgctgctgctcctggccgTCTTCTCCCTGGGGAGCTGCAGCTCCGGGAGCCCCA CACCTGTCCCCGAGAATGACCTGCTGGGCATCGTGGGGGGCCACAACGCCCCCCAGGGGAAGTGGCCATGGCAGGTCAGCCTGAGGATCTACAGCTACCACTGGGCGTCCTGGGTGCACATCTGCGGGGGCTCCCTCATCCACCCCCAGTGGGTGCTGACCGCCGCCCACTGCATCTTCGG GAAGGACACTGACCCGTCCACTTACCGGATCCACGCTGGGGACGTGTATCTCTATGGTGGCCGGGAGCTGCTGAATGTCAGCCGGGTCATCGTCCACCCCGATTTCTCCGTCTTCTTCCTGGGGGGAGACATCGCCCTGCTGAAGCTGGCCACCAGCGTGAGAACAACAAAAACCCTCGCGCCGGTCGCACTGCCGTCAGCGTCCCTGGAACTCACTGAAAGTGACAACTGCTGGACCACGGGCTGGGGAAGGGTCGGCTTGTTCG ATATGCTGCCGCCTCCTTACCGCCTGCAGCAGGTGAAGGTCCCCGCGCTGAGCAACGCAGACTGCGAGCGGCAGATCCACGACGCTTTTCCTGGCGCTGGAGACAGAAAGTTCATCCAGGACGACATGATCTGTGCTGGCCGCACGGGCCGCCGCACGTGGAAG GGCGACTCAGGCGGCCCCCTGGTCTGCAAGAAGAGAGGTACCTGGCTCCAGGCGGGAGTGGTAAGCTGGGGATTTTTCAGCGATCGGCCCAGCATTGGCGTCTACACGAGAGTCCAGACCTACGTGCCCTGGATCCTGCAGCAAATGCACCTCTAA